Part of the Vigna angularis cultivar LongXiaoDou No.4 chromosome 1, ASM1680809v1, whole genome shotgun sequence genome, GGTgctttgattattataattgtttttagcGGTAATCTTGCTCCACTATTTTCATCATTCAGAATGCATTTAGATTTAATGTAGGTCTAGCTTTGAAAGGTACTTTGTTAGACTTCGTGTTGCTTGCATGAAATTCTTGTTTATTTGTGTCATGTTCATGAAGgcacagatgactggaatgtcCAAGGAAGAAGGGTCAGCTAGTCCTAGTTGGGGCGCTTCATTTTTTATGCAGACAAAAGAGGATGTAGCTAGAGCTGTTGCCGCTGCTGTTAACTCTCCGATGTCATCAAAAGATGATAATAGTGGCAGTCAACTTCAAAGGCTTCAGTATCAAGTTGCTCGAATGTTAAAAGGCTTTTCACACACTCCTGATGTTGAAAACACAAATTACAATCCTGAAATCCTGACTAGTCTGAAGCGTCAGTGGGCTGCAAACTTTCAGTTGCAGTATATGGTAATGTACAATGTTTGACTTCAATGTACCATTTTATGTGTTCCTTCAGTTCTCCGTGTATGAACTGCGAAGAAAGTTGCTTGTTGTTGTATCATCATGAAACACTCGGTACAGAATGCTCTTTTTCATTGGAAGTTCAGCCCTTGCATCCATCGCATATTTGAACTTTCAGCACCTCATTCCGCATGCCATTATCAGCCTTGAGGATCTACGTGTTTTCTTCTTGCCTTAGGCCATATCTCATGAACTATACTCTATGcttatcaaaaaaaaaaacgaactATATTGTCCCTTGATTGTTCTTATACACTCCATCTTATCTGAGTTCACAGGACCATAAGACTTGGAAGGAGCCCTCACGACTATTTGAGAGCATGGTGATTGTCGGACTTCATCCTAATTGTGATGTTCAAGCACTGCAAAGGCAATATCATGAAAGGAAGTTTGAAGGCTCTGCTAAATTAAGAAGTGCTCTTGGTTATCAGAGTCAATCTTGTGTAGAACCCAATATTGAACCTCAGGTTGTGATCAGCAGATACTGCGGGATTACCCTTTAAGTTTTACTACAGTGACTACTAGAAATTCACTGTTTACTGTCTGTagtatttgttttgttttcaaatcaggaacattattcaattttttcagGTCTTATTTGTTTACCCTCCAGAAAAACCGCTGCCTCTTAAATGcaaaaatcttctttctttctgctTCCCGGGAGGCTTAGAGGTAGGTGTATACTTAATGAACTTCAATCTGTTCTGCCTTCATTTTCTATATCAACAGGTTATCTTTGTTATTAATTGGAAAAGCTATATGTAGACGAAAACAGAAATGACCTGAAGAATTGAAATATTTCCCCTGGAatcgagaaaaagaaaagagatatgTCAGTGAGCTTGCTGTAGTTTCATTGGCACTGGTCCCATCTGTAAGACTGCTGTGTGATAACAATATAGGAGACTCCATCTTTTACTTGGCTGGGAATCTAGCATAATACATAAGTGGCAATGGGTAGGGTGGGGCTAGGGTGAGTAAGGGAACATCATTTGGACTTGTGTAATGTATCCATAAATCATAGCAACTGAAAAATTGAAGTGATCAATGGTGTCAATATTGCTTGTATTTAAATTCTTTGCATAGTGAATATCTAAGGTCAGGCATCTATTTGTCTgtctttcaatttatttattttcatatatgtaAAAAGGTCTGTGGAGCTTCTAATTTTTGTTGGATGTTATTTCAGGTCCGTGCTGTTGAGAGAACCCCTTCCATGAGTGAGTTGAATGAAATTCTTTTTGGGCaggtatttttgttttgcaaTGTTAAAGgtttgattaatatttattcatacaaattagttttgaaatttaatattcgattaatatgtgattttatcttCCTTCCATTCTTCAgtaattaactaattattaaCTGAATCCAATGTGTCAGAGTATTTTTAGAGAAACAGGACATTATAGTTAAACCCACTAATACATATTCTCATTCACTCTTGGACAACGGTTTGCCTGCAAATTCTGTTATGTTATAAACCCATATTCAAGAGAGAATTTAAATCCTAAACACAAAGGGACTGGCCAAGAAAAATTAGAAGTCCCAGAATAAGTATGGGTCAGACCAAAAGAATGTCCCCCCTATAAAATagggaaaaaatgaaaatagaccGAGGCCTCTAAAGTTCAGGTACAGTAGCATAAATTTGGATAATAAATGAGAGCGAGACCTTTGATTGCTTTGAGGCCCAAGCTTGAGTCATGAAGCCAGGGctgagaaagaaaaattagCATGGGGCCAAGTCAATTTTACTGTTAGGGGGAGTGTTGGAAAACAACTCTCACATAGATTGGTGGATTAGAATCAACTTAAAGGGTAAAGAGAGGACCATGAGTTGAAAGTACTGAAGCAGTTCTGGAAATATAGGCTGTGCAAGCTTAGCCCACTGATAAACACTCCCTCACAAGTACACAAATTTGAGTTCCATCCAAATTGGCCTACCCATCTTTGTAATCTGTTTGTCTCGTACATGCAACTTCAAATTTCATAGATatggtaaataaatatatagtgaTGGAAACTTGGACACTATTGGGCATTTGTTCTAGCATAATGTTTCTTTCTGGAAGGTGTTTCACGCTTGCATGAAGTTTTCATATTGTTTCCCgatatacctttttttttttttttgtatttcctTTGTTTGCTGATACTGGTTTCAGATTCAGGGTTTTGAGTAATTTATGCTTTCATTCAGTAAAGGCTGTCTTCTGCAGTCCAGTGACTTTCCATGTCAACGGATGGCAAGCagatttttctttactccaAAGTGTTGTCAACCTTATTTGACACATGAGTATATATGGTACAACCGGATAGATCATCTATTTATACCAGGATTAGAGAAAAATGTGTACATGAAAGAGAATTACCATGTTAGAAACAACATGAATAACAAATAGAatagaaacaaattaaaataagtcGGAGAAGCCAGAATGCTACTGTACCCTTAGGCAAAAGCCTTCAAACATTCCCTACTTATTTGATGCCTTATATTTTCCCATTTCATCCCTCATATCCTTCCATTAAGCTTGCTTCCCACGCTCCCTTCACCATTAATCTTCTGCCACCTGTGCATTCTTTTTATCAGGAGGATCCTCTCAACCAGAGTCCTCCACCACCTCAATTCTCGTCCTTCTCTTGTTATTTCTGCCCCATTTATTTGGTGCACCTGAACTGGGGGTCCATCAGGACCAACTATGGCGTGCTAATGAATATCCAAGTTGTTAAATATTGATAACTAAGGTCTGTTTGTGTATTGCAGGAACACGTTAAACAAAGGGATTTGTCATTTGTATTCAGGTTACAGGTACCTAAAGCAATCTTATTGTTACTTTGTTACATATTCTTCTCTTAGACATTATGACAGATTTTACCATTTTTCTTCATGAAAAAGTATTCCAGGGATGGTATGTTGGATGCattcaactttttaaaattatattctaaaacTAATCGAGGGAATGTACTCTCTgcatatattttcatttcttttttttgttctgGATGGATCTTTCCTTATTGCTTTATTATATTGCTAGAGCAAGTTTAACCTGGATACTTCAGAAGTAGTTTGGACATTATTCCTTTGATCTTCATTGAAGTAATGGTAATGGTGTCTACCTCATTATATGATGCAAAAAACAGGTGTTAACTGTGTTTTCATTAGGTCATCCAAGGTATAAAAGCTGAGATTCTTTTGTACAATAATGCAATTTGCTTGCTACTAGTGTAACCTATGTGTTGGTTGTCTTTCATATGAGAACCAATGTGTCTAAATATTTACAACAATGCATGCAATGTTTAGTGGAGTGGATTTGGAAAGAAAGGAAAGGATGTGATTGATGTGTTTGGGCTAGAGCCTTTTTTTCTTGATGAGAACTTGAGGCCTAAGACCTAGTGTGGGGAGGTATGCCAAAGTGCATGCCAGAAAGTAATCCAGGATAATTCCTTAGGAGGCCAGGATGAAGGCACTTGTTGTCAATTGAGTTAGGCTGTACTTTATGTGCATCActtgctttcttttctttccaaaGCTACCATAACAAACAATaccttgattattttttttatgttgaaataATCAGTTACCTCACAGTGTTACTTTGTTTCTTGGTTTGTTACTTTAACTTCGAAGGGTGCTGACAACTCAACACTTTATGGGTGTTGTGTCTTAGTTGAAGAACTAGTGGAAAAGCCTTCTGGATTGCTTTCTCTGATTTCTGATAAGCagccttcttcctcttctttgagACGACATATACTAACCACTCAGAGATGTTACTGCATTCTTTCAAGGCTTCCAGCTTTTGAATTGCACTTTGGTGTATTGAATAGGTAGGTATCTGTAATCAAGAGTCAGCAGAAGGAACTAGATGTAGAAAATATTTGCAATTTCTTTGTGctcttaatttattaaattttggaaGGATGGTCAGTATAACAGTAAGATTTTTTGCACTCCTTGTATGCatcaaaacagtaaaaaaagTCAAGTGTTAGtctgtaatatatttttgtatggtATAATTTGCAAAATTGAATTGTCACCATGATCAAGTAGTATATTAACATGAAAAAGCATACGGTAAAAGGAATATTTGCATTACATTAAAGTAATGCATTATAAAACTGTGGCAATTTATGCGCTCATAACtggatatttaaaaaatgtcatcATATTTACTTGCCACCTAGGGCAGAACATGCACAaatacacatgcacacatactCATACACAACTTAAAATGGTTTGCTTCTGGAGAAAAACGAAAAAACTGCTTCTTCATACCCAAAGATTAGGTGAAACAAATAAATGTAATGGTTGGTTTTAATTAGAATGTACAATCTTCCCAGGAGCTACGATGTTGTTTGTGGTGGCAAAAATCTGGTTGTGTGTAATGAGGACTCAACTTTTAAACTGAGGatctttatttgttgtttttcttgctCCTTCCCTTTAGCATCAGATTTCAGATGCTTGAGATTATTTTTGACTTTTTTCGGAGGGGGGCTCTCAAATGAAGCAGTTCTCTGCATTGGTTGGAAGATTAAGTTCTATATTGTTGGAAGTTggaatgaaatttgttttccttttttcatGTGATTGGCATGCTGTTTATTAACCATATTTGGCTGAAATAATTGAATTATGGATAGTATGTGCTCACAGATTGTATTCTTATGCATggtaattaaaattgtttactTTCTAACATGATGAGAGATATGGTTGTATGATTTTTGCTCATTTCATTGTGCTAATATCTTTGTAGCATCTTCACACAAGAAAGGCTAGAGCGATTGACAAGAAGTGTTGGAgatttaaatttagaatttgaTGAAGGTAATaacttaaaagaagaaaatccagaGGGCTACTCAGAGAGTGCTTTGGTGAGTGATGGACCAATAGAAGATACACTTGGTGAAAATCCAAGAATTTCTCCATTGAGAGCAGGAGACTCTACACCTGAAAACATTGTGGATGATGATCAACCAGAGCACCTAATGGTTGATGGGGAGCTGCAGACATATAAGGAGAGAGTCAACAATGATGATGTTTTGGTTGCTGATCATGTAACAGATAGTACAGCAGCCAAAGAAGATTCTGGCCCTACAAATTCTGAAACTAGTGATCAGTATGGAGATGCCTTTGCTACAAACAAACAGTCAGAAGACAAACATTTACCTAATGCTATTTTGCCCCTCCTGCGCTATTGCCAGTATGAAAGTTCTGAATCTTCCTGCAGGTTCATGTCACTGGGTCTTAGTTTTGTTAAGAAATATAATGTCTTAATTGTGGTTTATCTTTTGTTGGAGTGAAAGGCCCCTCTCCCTCCCAGTTTTCTTATGTTTCTTTGTAGTATCTCCTTGACAGACATGCACAGGGATTGGAGTGctcttttcttatttatgtATTTGCTTTACATGTGTTGCTCTTATGATTTTTTGTGCAAAGTTATCTTATATTGATCAATTTCCGTCAATGAAATAATTCTCTTTGTTCTAGGTGATTCATCTTAATCAGATGTTTTGATTCCTGCCTTTTTTGCAGTTTTCAAGGATCACCTTGTGAAGACAGAAATTTTAGGAGTGATGTTGATGATAATGAGACAGAAGAAGCATCTTTCTCCGGCCAAGAAGATTTAAATGAGTTAAATGATATTCTTGAATGGGCAAAGGTGTGTAGCTTGATGAGCACCTATATCTGTTTTTGCTTGTTAGGCACCATTTGTTATATTTTGTAGCTGATGGCAATTTATCAATTTCCCAGGAAAATAACCATGGACCACTACAAATTATAAGTGAGTATTACCGTTTAAGTTACCCTGCCAGGGGCTCATCACTTACATTTCATCCTTTGGAGCACTTGCATCCGTTGGAATACCAGAGATCAGCTGAGTCAGTTTTACGTCTTGCTGGCTCAACAGTTGATTTGAAAACGTTCAGTACTGGTCTGGAACTAGTTGATGTATGTTGTCATGATAATTTTTTAGTGGAAGAGTCTGCTTCCATTACACTTCAGATTTGATGTTTTGATATAATGgaaatattttgtttcataGTCACATTTGTAATGTACTTCATTGTTGCTTGTTAATCTCAGGCACATATAGCTCTTGTGGTAGAAGAGGCAAATGCATTATCTGTATGGGCTGTAGCTTGCTTGTGCGGTACATTGAGACTTGAAAAtgtatgttttatgtttttttccaAGACATTGAAATCTATTTTGTTTCCATATATATTGTATGTATCATCATGCTTGATTTCCAAGTAtatgaattattaattttttccgCAATAGATTTGGTGGCATCATTTCAAGCTTGAGCTTATATGCAGGTAGATCCATTTTGGTTTTGAGTGGGAGAAGTTACCATTATTTCAGCATCTATAGAATTTGTGGTTATGCcttttataactaatttttagAGATATGATTTGCTTACATTAAATAGGGagattgatatgatatgatttgataGAGAAATATCTTAGGTCATCTCCATTGCAACAGTCATTATATGAGGTTTCATTTTATGGGTCTCATTGTGCCACATTACTTTTAAGACCTCTTTGCACTTTTACTTCAATGGAAGAGTCTCCTAAGATCCACactttaattaatgttttatttggtTGTTAATGTTTCCAAGACAACAAAATAGTGTTTTATTCCTATGACACATGGTCTTATTTAAGACTCagaatcataaattttaattcatatcaACATATCAACATACTTTAATAAAGGGGTCTTATAAGACGCAGGTCTTAAACTTATGACCTCGGGGATAACTTCTACAATGGAAATATTCTTTCTAAACATTTTCCATTATTAGATATTGATTTTGTTCCTTGTTATTGTATCTTTTCTTCATTAAGTATATTATTCATTCTATTCCTTCTTGGTTTGTCTCTTTTTAACATGATACTATCGCGGTACAATCCTCCATCACTTGCTTTGTCACTATCCTTTCAACATGATATTTAGAGGCTGAAAGAAGGAAACTCAAATCCGTGCTTTCCCAGTAGGGCCACTACTCATAGGATTAGAAACTATGTatctttttcagttttttgttatttttcctGATACCACTGTTCGTGACAAATACACTCTTCACCACCtgcattatttttcatcatggATGACTTTCCGATGAACTTCTATTTTTCCAGCCAGGGTTATAGTCTACCACTGACTGTTTCCAGCAAGTACTATTTACCGCTGACTTTTTCCAGTGAATATTGCTTATGGTCAATGTTTTTGCAGCAAATATTGTTTACTCTTGACGTTTTTCTATAGAGTACAGTTTACAACCAATAAGGTTTTCTTGTGAGTACCGTGTACCACTAATGTTTTTCCCGTGAACACTGTTCACCACAAATGTTTTTTCTGGTAAGTATTGTTTACTGCCAAGCTTTCTCATAGAATACTGCTGCTATcgatgtttttgttttctggCAGCCATTGGATTCTCCAAGCAGTTTCTGCTCAATAGCAATTGGCTTGCCCTCTAACATGTCTAACAAGCTTGACTCATGATATATATGCTTTATCTTGAGGAAAGGGTTAAAGATATCATTTGTCATTATCTGCCCTATCGATTCCAACAACCAACTGGCTGACATGATTCTCTCAAGAAATCTGGTGTTAATGATATTGGTAACAAGATTGTCTCATAATACATATGCTCCTCCGTGAGAGGGAGTGTTAGAGAAACTATTTGATTACATTAAATAGGGaaatatgatatgatttgacagggaaatatcttatcaaaatattttccaTTATTAGATATGGAGTTTGTTCCTTATTATTGTATcttttcttcattataaataaaaatatccgTGTGTGCGTGACACAAAATTCAGTATATTTCTTCTCAGTTTCTCTCTTCTCAACATGGAATGGTATCATCCTCTATTATGTGTTCAAAACATTAATCCTTTGAAAATTAGCATGTTATCTGTGGAGTTACTTCTTTGTTAGCCACTGTTGCTtccatatttaatattaaaacctTGTATGCATGGGTAGCTTGATCACCTTTACTATAAGCTAAATTAGAGGCACAATAATACCTTTCCTAAAGTTGTAATGTTGAGCTCAAAGTGTAATAGTTTCATAATGCTTGTTTATTGAGTTTTACAATTATGAGTTggtttaattgttttgtgtCCCTTCTGCACTCTGCAGGTGTTAACGTTCTTTGCAGGAGTTCTGCTAGAGAAGCAGATAGTTGTTGTCTGTTCTAATTTGGTATGTCTTGTACTTAAATCAAG contains:
- the LOC108338057 gene encoding uncharacterized protein LOC108338057 isoform X1 gives rise to the protein MTGMSKEEGSASPSWGASFFMQTKEDVARAVAAAVNSPMSSKDDNSGSQLQRLQYQVARMLKGFSHTPDVENTNYNPEILTSLKRQWAANFQLQYMDHKTWKEPSRLFESMVIVGLHPNCDVQALQRQYHERKFEGSAKLRSALGYQSQSCVEPNIEPQVLFVYPPEKPLPLKCKNLLSFCFPGGLEVRAVERTPSMSELNEILFGQEHVKQRDLSFVFRLQGADNSTLYGCCVLVEELVEKPSGLLSLISDKQPSSSSLRRHILTTQRCYCILSRLPAFELHFGVLNSIFTQERLERLTRSVGDLNLEFDEGNNLKEENPEGYSESALVSDGPIEDTLGENPRISPLRAGDSTPENIVDDDQPEHLMVDGELQTYKERVNNDDVLVADHVTDSTAAKEDSGPTNSETSDQYGDAFATNKQSEDKHLPNAILPLLRYCQYESSESSCSFQGSPCEDRNFRSDVDDNETEEASFSGQEDLNELNDILEWAKENNHGPLQIISEYYRLSYPARGSSLTFHPLEHLHPLEYQRSAESVLRLAGSTVDLKTFSTGLELVDAHIALVVEEANALSVWAVACLCGTLRLENVLTFFAGVLLEKQIVVVCSNLGILSASVLSVIPLIQPYRWQSLLMPVLPNDMLDFLDAPVPYVVGIRNKTSDVQSKFTNVILVDADRNQVKSPTIPQLPRQKELVSSLRPYHSTLVGESYLGRRRPVYECTEMQIEAAKGFLSVLRSYLDSLCCNIRSHTITNVQSNDDKVSLLLKESFIDSFPYRDRHFMKLFVDTQLFSVHTDLVLSFLQKE
- the LOC108338057 gene encoding uncharacterized protein LOC108338057 isoform X2; protein product: MTGMSKEEGSASPSWGASFFMQTKEDVARAVAAAVNSPMSSKDDNSGSQLQRLQYQVARMLKGFSHTPDVENTNYNPEILTSLKRQWAANFQLQYMDHKTWKEPSRLFESMVIVGLHPNCDVQALQRQYHERKFEGSAKLRSALGYQSQSCVEPNIEPQVLFVYPPEKPLPLKCKNLLSFCFPGGLEVRAVERTPSMSELNEILFGQEHVKQRDLSFVFRLQGADNSTLYGCCVLVEELVEKPSGLLSLISDKQPSSSSLRRHILTTQRCYCILSRLPAFELHFGVLNSIFTQERLERLTRSVGDLNLEFDEGNNLKEENPEGYSESALVSDGPIEDTLGENPRISPLRAGDSTPENIVDDDQPEHLMVDGELQTYKERVNNDDVLVADHVTDSTAAKEDSGPTNSETSDQYGDAFATNKQSEDKHLPNAILPLLRYCHFQGSPCEDRNFRSDVDDNETEEASFSGQEDLNELNDILEWAKENNHGPLQIISEYYRLSYPARGSSLTFHPLEHLHPLEYQRSAESVLRLAGSTVDLKTFSTGLELVDAHIALVVEEANALSVWAVACLCGTLRLENVLTFFAGVLLEKQIVVVCSNLGILSASVLSVIPLIQPYRWQSLLMPVLPNDMLDFLDAPVPYVVGIRNKTSDVQSKFTNVILVDADRNQVKSPTIPQLPRQKELVSSLRPYHSTLVGESYLGRRRPVYECTEMQIEAAKGFLSVLRSYLDSLCCNIRSHTITNVQSNDDKVSLLLKESFIDSFPYRDRHFMKLFVDTQLFSVHTDLVLSFLQKE